A window of the Oncorhynchus masou masou isolate Uvic2021 chromosome 13, UVic_Omas_1.1, whole genome shotgun sequence genome harbors these coding sequences:
- the LOC135552575 gene encoding golgin subfamily A member 6-like protein 2 isoform X1, which yields MEGLLTMRKEIKTWKQGRPQPMEAGERGVGGSQQGEDGTRASKGERLIEELLRQIRETEAPIEVHHYQWKLERELFEKQRESVVSDRKKMELKMAKLKVQNILNLAEIGEVTVESTKLLAENERKREMLEKQRESLEAEKEHLEVKMTKVTMQNILHLAKIGKLTVENTRLLAENERQREVLDKHRESAAADTQTFMGKVSKVNMSLAKLWRLRVENKKRLLAENERVVKERVRERNGWNLIRNGLKADLAKADLERNQTSVGWKEDRGRWAKAGLQRIWDQQGERWMKEKEKEEIKRRSTQAAEVWMIELREMESAIEALEREKMRILCLHGQEKKGWEMEKERLALTWERERKSSEIEKMQREKDRWPIEKIDMVERMKEAYIKLYQMQTVLRFGEQEQEQPQKETKTDKEL from the exons aTGGAAGGGCTGCTGACAATGAGAAAGGAGATTAAGACTTGGAAACAAGGTAGACCACAACCGATggaagctggagagagaggtgttggagGAAGTCAACAAGGTGAGGATGGAACCAGAGCTAGCAAAGGTGAAAGGTTAATTGAAGAGTTGCTGAGGCAGATAAGGGAGACTGAGGCTCCTATTGAGGTACACCACTACCAATGGAAGCTAGAGAGAGAGTtgtttgagaaacagagagaaagcgtAGTGTCAGACAGAAAGAAGATGGAGCTCAAGATGGCAAAGCTGAAGGTGCAGAACATACTGAACTTGGCCGAGATAGGAGAGGTGACAGTGGAGAGTACTAAGCTGTTAGCTGAGAacgaaaggaagagagagatgttggagaaacagagagaaagctTAGAGGCAGAGAAAGAACATCTAGAAGTCAAGATGACAAAGGTGACAATGCAGAACATACTGCACTTGGCCAAGATAGGGAAGTTGACCGTGGAGAACACGAGGCTGTTAGCAGAGAATGAAAGGCAGCGAGAGGTGTTGGACAAACACAGAGAAAGTGCAGCAGCCGACACACAAACCTTCATGGGCAAGGTATCAAAGGTGAACATGTCCTTGGCCAAGTTATGGAGGTTGAGAGTGGAGAACAAGAAGAGACTGTTAGCTGAGAATGAAAGAGTggtgaaggagagggtgagagagaggaatggatggaACCTCATAAGAAATGGTTTGAAGGCAGATTTGGCCAAAGCagacctagagaggaatcagacCTCAGTAGGCTggaaggaggacagggggagatggGCCAAGGCTGGCCTACAAAGAATCTGGGATCAACAGGGGGAAAGATGgatgaaggagaaggagaaggaggagattaAGAGAAGGAGCACACAGGCAGCAGAGGTGTGGATGATTGAACTGAGAGAAATGGAGAGTGCGATAGAAGCCCTGGAAAGAGAAAAGATGCGGATTCTTTGCCTGCATGGACAAGAGAAGAAGGGATGGGAGATGGAAAAGGAGAGGTTGGCGCTTACATGGGAGCGGGAGAGAAAGAGTAGTGAAATTGAGAAAATGcaaagggagaaagacagatggCCAATAGAGAAGATAGATATggtggagaggatgaaagaggcaTACATAAAGCTGTACCAGATGCAGACTGTCCTGAGGTTCGgagagcaagagcaagagcaGCCACAG AAGGAAACTAAAACTGACAAGGAACTATAA
- the LOC135552575 gene encoding golgin subfamily A member 6-like protein 2 isoform X2 codes for MEGLLTMRKEIKTWKQGRPQPMEAGERGVGGSQQGEDGTRASKGERLIEELLRQIRETEAPIEVHHYQWKLERELFEKQRESVVSDRKKMELKMAKLKVQNILNLAEIGEVTVESTKLLAENERKREMLEKQRESLEAEKEHLEVKMTKVTMQNILHLAKIGKLTVENTRLLAENERQREVLDKHRESAAADTQTFMGKVSKVNMSLAKLWRLRVENKKRLLAENERVVKERVRERNGWNLIRNGLKADLAKADLERNQTSVGWKEDRGRWAKAGLQRIWDQQGERWMKEKEKEEIKRRSTQAAEVWMIELREMESAIEALEREKMRILCLHGQEKKGWEMEKERLALTWERERKSSEIEKMQREKDRWPIEKIDMVERMKEAYIKLYQMQTVLRFGEQEQEQPQETKTDKEL; via the exons aTGGAAGGGCTGCTGACAATGAGAAAGGAGATTAAGACTTGGAAACAAGGTAGACCACAACCGATggaagctggagagagaggtgttggagGAAGTCAACAAGGTGAGGATGGAACCAGAGCTAGCAAAGGTGAAAGGTTAATTGAAGAGTTGCTGAGGCAGATAAGGGAGACTGAGGCTCCTATTGAGGTACACCACTACCAATGGAAGCTAGAGAGAGAGTtgtttgagaaacagagagaaagcgtAGTGTCAGACAGAAAGAAGATGGAGCTCAAGATGGCAAAGCTGAAGGTGCAGAACATACTGAACTTGGCCGAGATAGGAGAGGTGACAGTGGAGAGTACTAAGCTGTTAGCTGAGAacgaaaggaagagagagatgttggagaaacagagagaaagctTAGAGGCAGAGAAAGAACATCTAGAAGTCAAGATGACAAAGGTGACAATGCAGAACATACTGCACTTGGCCAAGATAGGGAAGTTGACCGTGGAGAACACGAGGCTGTTAGCAGAGAATGAAAGGCAGCGAGAGGTGTTGGACAAACACAGAGAAAGTGCAGCAGCCGACACACAAACCTTCATGGGCAAGGTATCAAAGGTGAACATGTCCTTGGCCAAGTTATGGAGGTTGAGAGTGGAGAACAAGAAGAGACTGTTAGCTGAGAATGAAAGAGTggtgaaggagagggtgagagagaggaatggatggaACCTCATAAGAAATGGTTTGAAGGCAGATTTGGCCAAAGCagacctagagaggaatcagacCTCAGTAGGCTggaaggaggacagggggagatggGCCAAGGCTGGCCTACAAAGAATCTGGGATCAACAGGGGGAAAGATGgatgaaggagaaggagaaggaggagattaAGAGAAGGAGCACACAGGCAGCAGAGGTGTGGATGATTGAACTGAGAGAAATGGAGAGTGCGATAGAAGCCCTGGAAAGAGAAAAGATGCGGATTCTTTGCCTGCATGGACAAGAGAAGAAGGGATGGGAGATGGAAAAGGAGAGGTTGGCGCTTACATGGGAGCGGGAGAGAAAGAGTAGTGAAATTGAGAAAATGcaaagggagaaagacagatggCCAATAGAGAAGATAGATATggtggagaggatgaaagaggcaTACATAAAGCTGTACCAGATGCAGACTGTCCTGAGGTTCGgagagcaagagcaagagcaGCCACAG GAAACTAAAACTGACAAGGAACTATAA